The Kluyveromyces lactis strain NRRL Y-1140 chromosome B complete sequence genome contains a region encoding:
- a CDS encoding bifunctional fructose-2,6-bisphosphate 2-phosphatase/6-phosphofructo-2-kinase (similar to uniprot|Q06137 Saccharomyces cerevisiae YLR345W) gives MSAIVSDDDELINGLGSEVVITKPVPGNHMARTRKRWSSGSTEKRPKVINKLIDGVHTDVAKDYISPGQLYSTESGRLFHAGKILIVLVGLPATSKTLLSVAITRYTRWLGVRTRSFHVSEYRREKIRAEKGEVPDDYFSAKPTSKEGIQYRKEILSKMIQDMTEFFDEKKGQLAVYDALNILKDDRSSIEQAFGKLHIKVLFIESVVTDPVLQKRNVDLAIKSEDYKGWVLKRAEEDYMERLQANKYLYQEMSPEEKLSYVKYINFGEKLTVNNNNYGYLINKIVFFLMNLRDKRGCVYFARCGTSVKDKYIDDEELNGEGLEYSRILTDLVLDLVNRRRLNANDDGADVPRTPSLVSLNERSKSPLIATSASLKRTESTGNAMYRQPASGDGVDDDSFVVWTAPRKRTYDTAKYFADLGITVRQRNQLQQLHPGVVADMTDEEIREKFPSEYEEYLRDPYHFRFSRAESYHDLAVRMEPLLLEMERMCGDILIIGHESTLRVLYGYLMAFSCSEIPRLTFTRDELIEISFGPFENKVNRIPIVMD, from the coding sequence ATGTCAGCGATTGTAtctgatgacgatgaattgATAAATGGATTAGGGTCCGAGGTAGTAATCACAAAGCCGGTTCCTGGAAACCACATGGCAAGGACCAGGAAAAGATGGTCTAGTGGCTCTACAGAAAAAAGGCCTAAGGTTATTAATAAACTCATCGATGGGGTTCATACTGATGTTGCTAAGGATTATATTTCCCCGGGCCAATTATATTCGACAGAATCAGGACGTTTGTTCCATGCCGGTAAGATACTTATTGTGTTAGTAGGCCTCCCAGCTACCTCCAAAACGTTGTTGTCGGTTGCTATTACTAGATATACTAGATGGTTAGGGGTTCGTACAAGGTCTTTCCATGTCTCGGAGTATAGAAGAGAGAAGATTAGAGCTGAAAAGGGGGAGGTACCCGATGATTACTTCTCCGCAAAACCGACCTCCAAGGAAGGAATTCAGTACAGGAAAGAGATATTAAGTAAGATGATTCAAGATATGACTGAATTTTTCGACGAGAAGAAGGGCCAGTTGGCTGTTTATGATGCtctgaatattttgaaagatgataGGTCATCTATAGAACAAGCTTTTGGTAAGTTACACATCAAAGTTCTATTTATCGAATCAGTGGTGACAGACCCAGTCTTACAAAAGAGGAACGTCGATTTGGCTATAAAATCCGAAGACTATAAAGGGTGGGTCCTTAAGAGggctgaagaagattatATGGAAAGACTCCAAGCCAATAAATATTTGTATCAAGAAATGAGcccagaagaaaagttGAGCTACGTTAAGTATATCAACTTCGGTGAGAAGTTGACCGTGAACAATAATAACTATGGCTATTTGATTAACAAGattgtcttcttcttaaTGAACCTTCGTGATAAGAGAGGCTGTGTCTATTTCGCTCGTTGTGGAACAAGTGTTAAAGATAAGTACATCGACGATGAAGAGTTAAACGGAGAAGGCTTGGAATATTCCAGAATATTGACAGACCTTGTATTGGACTTGGtcaacagaagaagacttAACGCTAATGATGACGGAGCAGACGTTCCAAGGACACCGTCTCTGGTCTCCCTAAatgaaagatcaaaatcacCGTTGATTGCTACGAGTGCATCATTGAAACGGACTGAATCAACTGGTAACGCTATGTATAGGCAACCTGCTAGTGGGGATGGTGTTGATGACGACTCCTTCGTGGTGTGGACGGCACCAAGGAAGAGAACGTACGATACGGCAAAATACTTTGCTGATCTGGGCATTACTGTAAGGCAGAGAAATCAATTGCAACAACTACATCCAGGTGTTGTTGCTGACATgactgatgaagaaatcagagaaaagTTCCCAAGCGAATATGAAGAATACTTAAGGGATCCATACCATTTCAGATTTTCAAGAGCTGAATCATATCATGATCTTGCTGTGAGAATGGAGCCACTTCTACTTGAGATGGAAAGAATGTGCGGTGATATTCTTATCATTGGTCATGAATCTACTTTAAGGGTGTTATACGGTTATTTGATGGCTTTTTCCTGTTCTGAGATACCAAGACTAACGTTCACCCGtgatgaattgattgaaatcTCATTCGGACCATTCGAAAATAAAGTGAACAGGATTCCAATTGTGATGGATTAA
- a CDS encoding 60S ribosomal protein uL24 (highly similar to uniprot|P05743 Saccharomyces cerevisiae YLR344W), protein MAKQSLDVSSDRRKARKAYFTAPSSERRVLLSAPLSKELREQYNIKALPIRKEDEVLVVRGSKKGQEGKVSSVYRLKFAVQVDKLTKEKSNGASVPTNIHPSKVVITKLHLDKDRKALIQRKGGKLE, encoded by the exons ATGGCTAAGCAATCTCTAG ACGTTTCCTCTGACAGAAGAAAGGCCAGAAAGGCTTACTTCACTGCCCCATCCTCTGAACGTCGTGTGTTGTTGTCCGCTCCTTTGTCCAAAGAATTGAGAGAACAATACAACATCAAGGCTTTGCCAATCAGAAAGGAAGACGAAGTCTTGGTTGTTCGTGGTTCCAAGAAGGGTCAAGAAGGTAAGGTTTCCTCTGTCTACAGATTGAAGTTCGCTGTCCAAGTTGACAAGTTGACCAAGGAAAAGTCTAACGGTGCTTCCGTCCCAACCAACATCCACCCATCCAAGGTCGTCATCACCAAGTTGCACTTGGACAAGGACAGAAAGGCCTTGATCCAAAGAAAGGGTGGTAAATTGGAATAA
- the TIM21 gene encoding Tim21p (similar to uniprot|P53220 Saccharomyces cerevisiae YGR033C FMP17 The authentic non-tagged protein was localized to the mitochondria) — MFCQFISRPAQSLSGKFSSKTLCLPLIASPVRIKHTVQGYSTFNAQQNAGNKQQKKKIPLWPRIRAFTTFTFSGILVIGATGLAGVVIYLIGAELFSPSGDTQIFNRAVSKVENDEVARRLLKCNDTETSTERLKAYGEILTDDRWTRNRPISSTRRIDKEGKEHYLMRFHVESKQKMGIVHVEAKESDVNYQPDFVSMYLDIPGEKRHYLIKPKLSIVKPKGFLGVNWGPKRD; from the coding sequence ATGTTCTGTCAGTTCATATCACGTCCAGCCCAGTCTTTGAGTGGAAAATTCTCATCCAAGACACTCTGTTTGCCTTTAATTGCATCTCCAGTCAGAATAAAACATACAGTTCAAGGATATTCTACGTTCAATGCTCAACAGAATGCAGGCAACAagcaacaaaaaaagaagatacCACTATGGCCGCGAATTAGGGCTTTTACGACTTTTACCTTTTCCGGAATACTGGTCATCGGGGCCACTGGTTTAGCTGGAGTTGTCATCTATTTGATTGGAGCAGAGCTATTCTCTCCTTCGGGGGATACTCAAATCTTCAATCGTGCCGTTAGCAAAGtagaaaatgatgaagtCGCCAGAAGATTATTGAAATGCAACGATACGGAAACGTCTACAGAGAGATTAAAAGCGTACGGAGAAATTTTAACTGATGATCGTTGGACAAGAAATAGACCAATCTCATcgacaagaagaattgacaAGGAGGGCAAGGAACATTATCTCATGAGGTTCCATGTAGAATCCAAGCAGAAAATGGGGATCGTTCATGTGGAAGCCAAAGAATCCGATGTAAATTACCAACCTGATTTCGTTTCAATGTACCTTGATATTCCTGGAGAAAAACGTCATTATTTGATTAAGCCCAAACTTTCCATTGTCAAACCAAAAGGATTCTTGGGAGTTAATTGGGGCCCCAAAAGAGACTAA
- the GAS2 gene encoding 1,3-beta-glucanosyltransferase (similar to uniprot|Q06135 Saccharomyces cerevisiae YLR343W GAS2 Putative 1,3-beta-glucanosyltransferase has similarity to Gas1p) — MMMYCWYFLCLLQRIVGGEASDINSDLPTIQIAGNKFFNSKTGEQFFLKGIAYQPSRSLDELTADDTVYDTTYIDPLADTSICLRDLPYLTKLHVNTVRVYSVDPTKDHDECMNAFAEAGIYVLLDLSEPDVSISRDSPSWDVQTFQRYKDVVDSMSKYDNILGYFAGNEVTNDKTNTDASPFVKASIRDIKKHIESKGYRKIPVGYSTNDDSDTRDALADYFVCGEYAADFYGINMYEWCGYSSYGGSGYRERTIEFKNFPVPVFFSEFGCNAVRPRPFTEVGALYGPLMTPVWSGGLVYMYFEEENEYGVVKVTKNGQVIELEDFKYLQNEFEKAKPKTVSLQKHLESEKPAARKCPQKSKLWKASLDLPPEPDFDKCKCLEELLPCLSSPFKESKSYKSYFDYVCAQIDCSDISNNGAEGEYGEFADCNARQKLSLQLSKLYYASGKGGSTCPLANEDIYFNFKSYNTKTQCQALIKSVQDSVNTKKSIKVPTNDQDISNLGNSQKICSILLLLTAMTYTFFL; from the coding sequence ATGATGATGTATTGTTGGTATTTTCTATGCCTTTTACAGCGTATAGTAGGAGGTGAGGCATCAGATATCAATTCTGATCTACCTACCATTCAGATAGCTGGTAataagttcttcaattcgAAAACTGGAGAacaattctttctcaagGGTATCGCTTATCAGCCAAGTAGATCATTAGATGAACTTACTGCTGATGATACTGTTTATGATACAACTTATATTGATCCACTAGCTGATACCTCAATTTGTTTGAGAGATCTACCGTATTTGACGAAGCTACATGTTAACACAGTAAGAGTTTATTCTGTTGACCCAACAAAAGATCATGACGAATGTATGAATGCTTTTGCAGAGGCTGGCATTTATGttcttttggatttgaGTGAGCCAGATGTATCAATATCCCGCGATTCTCCTTCATGGGATGTTCAAACCTTTCAACGTTATAAAGATGTCGTGGACTCTATGAGTAAATATGACAACATCTTGGGATATTTTGCAGGAAACGAGGTTACCAATGACAAAACCAACACAGATGCGTCTCCATTTGTTAAAGCATCAATTCGTGATATTAAGAAACACATAGAAAGTAAAGGATATCGAAAGATTCCAGTTGGATATTCGACCAACGATGATAGTGATACAAGAGATGCTCTAGCCGATTACTTCGTTTGTGGGGAATATGCAGCTGATTTTTACGGTATTAACATGTATGAATGGTGCGGTTACTCCAGTTATGGAGGAAGTGGGTACCGTGAAAGGACCATAGAGTTTAAGAACTTTCCGGTGCCAGTCTTCTTCTCGGAGTTCGGATGTAACGCTGTTAGACCAAGGCCCTTTACAGAAGTAGGAGCTCTCTACGGACCATTAATGACGCCCGTGTGGTCCGGAGGTCTAGTATACATGTACTTCgaagaagagaatgaaTATGGAGTGGTTAAAGTGACTAAAAACGGTCAAGTGattgaattggaagatttcaaataccTTCAAAATGAGTTCGAGAAGGCTAAACCCAAGACAGTTTCCTTGCAAAAGCATTTGGAGTCTGAAAAACCAGCAGCACGTAAGTGTCCACAAAAAAGTAAACTATGGAAAGCATCTCTGGACCTTCCCCCGGAGCCTGACTTTGATAAGTGCAAATGTTTGGAAGAGCTGTTGCCGTGTCTTTCTTCCCCATTCAAGGAATCAAAGTCTTATAAGTCATACTTTGATTATGTTTGTGCTCAAATTGACTGCTCAGACATTAGCAATAATGGAGCAGAAGGAGAATACGGAGAGTTTGCCGATTGTAATGCAAGACAGAAACTTAGCTTACAGTTGAGTAAACTATATTATGCATCTGGCAAAGGTGGAAGTACGTGTCCGTTAGCCAATGAGGACATTTATTTTAACTTCAAAAGCTACAATACAAAAACCCAGTGTCAAGCCTTAATCAAATCGGTTCAAGATTCTGTTAACACAAAAAAATCAATTAAAGTTCCAACCAATGATCAAGATATCAGTAATCTTGGTAATTCGCAAAAAATATGTTCCATCCTGCTTCTTTTGACAGCTATGACATACACGTTCTTTTTATAA